Below is a genomic region from Vitis riparia cultivar Riparia Gloire de Montpellier isolate 1030 chromosome 16, EGFV_Vit.rip_1.0, whole genome shotgun sequence.
caccaccatagatcggatatctatgggcatttcagttatctcaccaccatagatcaaacatctatgggcatttcagattcaccaccatagattttcatctatgggccttgattagttttcaccaccatggatagGATATCCATGGGAAATTCAGTTTCCATCACCATAGATCAAAAATCTATGTGCATTTCAGGTTCACCGTCATAGATGTTCATTTATGAGCATTTGTTTTAGTTatctcaccaccatagatcagacatctatgggcatttcaattATCTCACCATCATAAATCTTCATCTATGAGTATTTGTTTCAGTTatctcaccaccatagatcaaatATCTACGGGCATTCcagattcaccaccatggatAAGACATCCATGGGAATTTCAGTTTCCatcaccatagatcagacatctatgggcattttggttttcaccaccatagatcagacatctataggcatttcagattcaccaccatagattttcgtCTATGGGCCTTTAtcaattttcaccaccatagatcagacatctatgggcatttaaGTTTTCACCACTATAGATTATCATTTATGGGCCTCGATCAattctcaccaccatagatttatcatctatgggccttaatcaattttcaccaccatagatagTGTATCTATGGGCATTTGTTACAGTTATCTCACCATcttagattttcatctatgagcatttgtttcagttatcttaccaccatagattggatatctatgggcatttcaattgattcaccaccatagattttcatccttgggccttTGAGATTATCACTACCACAGATTTTTATCTATGGGCCTTTGAGACTTTCACCACCATAGActggcatctatgggcattccTGTTGTATCACCACCGTAGGTCTTCACCTATGGGCCTtctagtttagcatttagagttagccTTTTGGTTTAACTTCCAGAGCCATTCTTTTTCTCAGTTTAACGTTTAGAATCAGTTTTGTCATTCAAAGCCATAGTTCATGATATTCATGATCACTAGCATTACATGCTTCGTTCTGATAGTTTCATATTTCATCTTACTTCTCTTTGTTTGCATATGTGTTTCTCACTTTATTGTGATATTCTAGAATTTCTTCTCATCTTTTGTGCAGGATATAGCTCTATAAGCTCGAAGTACGTGTCTTGATTGTATTGTTAGATACTCTACGCCTTGTGTTCTCATATGGTACACGTATGGTTTTTCCCCTTGTACTCATTCCTATATTCTTTGGTCGTTCGACTGCTACTCAACTTCCATATCGATTTTCGAGTCACTATTGTAGACTTTTCAGGGGTAATCTGGGTCCATAGTGCAACTCTAGAGGTATTTTGAGAGCTACCCttctcttaggattttagaacccttttttttctttgttggttTGAATGAGTTTGTGTTTTACTTGTTTACCTTTAGGGGTTTTTCGTTTtgttcggtagagttcacttcattccactcactattcacactttcttttcactccaatgttcatattccttacactcgtgaacttcACCAAAGATGGGCATATTTGTAAACTCCTTTTTGCAAACCAACTCTAgtgtttattattattgcttttATCAATAACACCAAAAGGTATTTATATCACCCCGGAAAGAAGTTGAAGATATTTTGTTTGAAGTGGAGGACAACTTCCATGAAGCTGCACGCATAAGACGCGTGGCAAGGATgtgaccaccctgaggccatggcgGCGGTTGAAGCAATGGAGTAAAGGAGTAGTTGGGGAGGAGGATGATTGAAAGGAGATAGCAGGAAATGGTGATTTGAGCGAAAGTAGGGAGCATGAGAAGATTGCATGAAAAGAAAGAGCACGGGAAGTTGAAAAAATGGAGGGAAGACAActtggaagaaaaatagagtgaaggaaagagaagagaatggttttttctttttaggggAGGTGATATTTGGAGAGAAAACGGAGGAAGTGGGATAGGGATTTTTAGTTCAGGAGGAGAAGAGGCCGGAAAGGGAGTAACAACACAGGTATGTTTTCAAGAACCtgctcgttttttttttttttttttttttttacatggttatattatttttacgCATATTAGGATTCTATTTTGGTGTCTGAATAGGAGCATTGGAAACTTTTGCATATTCTTGTGGGATTTGAGTTTGTTTGCATGCATTTTTATGCTTGATTTCTAATATGTTTTTGTGGCCCCGTTTCGGGATCCTATATGAAATGCTTGGAAGATCTCCATTTGAAACCCTTTTGAACTTCATTCTACTCACTCCCAAGCCGGCACCATACCCATTACCTAACCCACCTAGCCATCAACACCCATCCACCTTCATCCTTCCCAACCTATCAGTCATAGCCTGGGTAGCCCGCACAACCACCTACCATTTCTCCAACCTCAACCTCCTTTCTTCTGCCCTTAGCTGTCTTTCTCTTATTTCTAGACCATATGAATCCATATTATCCATTTTCatcttcctatatttttttctctctcaagctctctctttctcttaaCTTCGCATGGCAGTAACAAAAGCTCTCATTCCCATCAACTCATTTCTTTTCCCATCATTGCCATTCCTTCACCCGAGCTTTGTACCTCCATCcaccattttctaaaatttagttGCAACTATTAGACGACCTAGGCAATACTAGAAGcaaaatatagaagaaagagaagagcaACCTAAGTCGAGCAATAGTTCTTTTCCTCAACTACCTTGTCAGAGTTGTCTTTAGTTTTAAAGCTGTTGTTTCAATCCCGAGCGCTTCTCTCTACACTGCCGACGATAGCCAACACACCATCCTCTTTGACCTTTCATGCGAAGTGATCGATGACGCCATTGAAGAGAACTCTAACTTGATCAACAGATTTCTTCGGAATGGGTTGAGCTGCGTTCGTGAGAAGTTTGGTTCAAAACTTGCGCTTTAAGCCTTGAAAGCTCCATTTCTGGTTCTGCAATTCTCGGCATAACTGGAAAAGTGAAGTACTTTGGTGCAAGGGTGCTTAGGCAGGACCCACTTGAATGTTTGATTCAGTTTTTTGTGTTCATCGAATAATAATATTGGGAAGATTACTAAAATGGTGGATTTTGTTTCAtcattggaaaattatttgggaGTGTTGGgggttttgatttttatgagTTCTCATATCTGGATCGACCATCCATGGTTTTAGAGGAAGATTTTAGAGTGGTTTGCTTCTTTTCGTGAAATGGACCTTCAAGAGGTGGTTGATGCCCTTTCCACTCTACTTGGTGTTGGTCCCAAGGTGGCAGCATGCATTGCTCTTTTCACTAGATCAGCATCATGCCATTCCTGTTGACACGCATGTGTGGTAGGGATTGTAATTACCAAGTGAAACTACTTCAGGTTTGACTGGGAGAAATAGTTTGACCATGCTAGCTCCAAAGAAGTTGGTTCAACCATCATCCAATAGTTCGCCACCTAACAACTTCATCCTGGGCCCATGCTCATGCATGGCTACCTTGGCATGTAACTCCTTCCACgttttatcttttatctttttttttttaattctttatattttaataccaaagtttaatttttcaaaatttccaattcttaaaatcaattttcaaaactccaaacttaaataattttaaaaattccaattcttaaatttaatttttaaaactctaattttcatttgaactccaattttcatttaatttccaaaattcaaattcttaaatttaatttttaaaactccaaactcaaataatttccaaaattcgaatttatttcaattttaatttccaaaattccaattcttaaatttaattttcaaaactctaattctcaaataattttcaaaattcaaatttctttcaaatttaattttcaagattccaattcttaaaatttccattttcaaataatttttcaaaattctaagtttcaaatttaattttcaaaactctagttttctttcaaataattttaattccactcaaattttcaaatattttttaattcaacaaCTTTTTATCCTTTATTAGAGTTTTAGGTCGCCAAAAATCCTAATTTTAATAAGTCTGCTGCCATTCTCATTTTGGCATGCActtgtacaaattttctttgattttcaaatgattttctatttctcttgattttaaataagcaagaatgattttttcataatttcaaaataatggaatttgtgagattaattcatgcaaaatcaattgggttttggtgggggccccacatatgcgTTTTCTGTTTTGATTGTCAACTGtcatgcttaatgaatattgcttgATTTTTGTCATAATCTTTGTTATGCATGTGGtgtattttgtattcattattgtgcactaactctGTTTCGTGATAGCGCATTATTACTTGTTGTCAAGGTATGCTCTTACTgtcactttgtttatttattcgtCATCATGACTTGCTGTTGATGTATGATCATTTcggtatccattgatctcctaattaattgtcatgcttgcttcaccttatttagtagagacccatttttaggggcttagaggggtgttacggtctttaccgtaccttcctaataagtaatcTGACCCTCGAACTTAGACTTGATTTTTCATAAacctgtcttttccaaataaggagtcacatttagagttttctttcttattttgttttttcctttaaaataaaaataaaataagtgacgactccaagtttttttttttttctaaaaatcaattttttcaccaaataaataaaaaaatgagtttcgccatcgagtgagaATGCATCAAGtaaaatgtggggtccacagcATCACAATAGGTGTCCTACGATTGCATTGCATGAGAAAGGGCACTGTAAGTAGCTTGCGGAGGAGCTAAGATATGCCCCATCTTACTAATAATAACGAAGGGCTGAAGAAACATACTCTCTTTTGGGTAGACCCTTCGCTTCCAAGGGGAACCAATTCCTTAGTGGCTTGCTAGTTGGCCAAGGCTATCCTTAGTGCTGGACAGTTTCACCACTTCATTAAAAGTATGCCTTCCTATAGCTGCCATTggggaaatatatatatattttcaaatgaaaaagtTTCAtgcttaaaatttgaaaacgcGTCAAAGTGTAAAACACTTCATTAAAAGTGTTGGATTTTGAATATAATAAAGCAAAGTGTAAAACATGCATCGAGAGTAAAAGTgtatttaatcttatttttaataaatattttatgcaCAGTAATTGACCTTTAATACATCATATTGTACTATTtatctcaaatatttgaaaataatttttaatacaaagacaaatatatactttttatacATCAAGttctatcttttttattttttttttattttttttattgcataaaactaagaaaaaaaaaaaaaaggaagggaaatGTATCTCAAATGAAACTAAATTATTGAATTCGtccataataatttattttcagttCCACACAGATACTATGGAAGCTGAAACAGATTGTGGCCAGCAATGTCTTTCGAATGCTTTAAACAATCGCCGACCATCCAAGTGGCTGGCATAATTGAAGCATGCGGGCAAAGCATTATTTCATTTGATAAAGAAGCTAGGCCCCGCACAACTGTCTCTCCCGGAATATCTCGGATGATTTGTCTTTTTATAGGCCAAGTTTTCAAAAACGTgtctaaattaattaattattttttaatattttaaaaaatatattttttaatttattttttaaaaattaagaactcaaatataaaaaataatttttttacttattgaaatgattatatttatgtataatataaatttttttaaaatattattcctattttttattatctttttgaatatttaaaaaaaaaataaaacacctcaaatttattctaaaaaatgatatggtttttgaataaattctcaaaatcatattttcaataaaaaaaatggataaatatcatagttttaaaaactgGATCGGATTGACCGGTCTAACCGTCGACTAGATTCAAATCCGGTCCGGGTCAATATTTGAGTCGGAATGGTTATGAATCGCCATCGAATCGAATGACCCGACGGTtgaacaactaaaaaaaatagattcttcccaaaatttttataataataaaaatgaaaacaatttgaagtaaaataatataattttttttaaaaaaactataaaataattaatatatataacttttaatatatatatatatatatatatatatatatatatatatatatatatatatataaattaaataactttcaataaataaattcacatttaaatattatatatattttacttagtaaaatattaaaatattaatacatttatatagtATATACTAATTTGATaataatgaacaaataaatattattaattttttatttccttaagcatttaaatttttataaaaattttaaattttaataatatgtaaattatatatttatgatgtcgcTAATAACTGtgaataaatatgttatttaagTTAGAAAAATTGCATTTCAAGAACCGTAAGAAGAAACTCTTTCTATCTCCTTCTCCTTTGTTTTCAaccttcttcatcatcttcttcttcttcttattattataatttaagaaaaatatttctttaaaatgatgaaaaagttTCACGCTTAAAATTTGAAGACGAATATGACCACAATTCATTCACAAAGAATACGGTAGCTAAGGTTGAAAGTTGTACTATAATGGATATGAAGCAACTGACCCAACCATCATCTAGCACACAAAATACATATATCGGTACAATTTCTCTAATAGACTTGCTACAACCACTCAATGGAAGAGCAGTCAGGACCCACACCTAGTAGCATTCCATATTTCTTGCAGCAAGGCATATAGGATTAATTAGTACCCCAATTGAACCTTAGCCGCTTAGAAACACCTAAGTTGGCTAATTGTGAAGGGAAGCATAACTATTGATCAAACCCAAGGCGTTGCTAGTCATATGCGCCATGTTAACTAGGCGAGCCCTCACGGTGGTCTTTAGATTCCCATTCATGGCTTTTCCGGCGAACCCATCAGTGCATGTGTCCTCATCCGTCAAGGCAGCACTAACCCATGTTTGTATGTCATCCATCATGAGCCCAAAATTGGAGCCTTTTATTTGGGTCATCTCCCCCATTGCTCTTCGAAGCTGATCTACTGAGTCGCTCAACTGTTCCACACAGTCCTGCATGGCTGCAACTTCTCTAGGCTTTAGGCCATGGCTTTGCACCATCTTTGACATCAGGGATGATGTAGATCGTGCGGTTGAAAGGGTCACAGCAAGGGCTGTGTCTGCTAGAAGCTTTGGGCTGGTTTGGATTACACTGGCATGAGCTGAGAGGGAGGTGTAGCAAAGTCTGGGATAAGTGGTTGTACCACAAGATGTTCGGATGAACTCGGTGCTGGCTTTATCAGCAGCAGGCCTGGCTGCTGAGCTTAAGTTTATATAGGaagtaagggaaagaaaaatgagaagagcTGGAAGGAAATGGCTAGAAAAAAATGAGCCTTCCATATCTCTCCTAGTTACTTGCAGAGAAACTTGGAGGTTAGGGATGAGACTAGGGAATAGAAGGGTAGTCCTTTTATAGACGAATTGGAAAACTTCTAATGTGGGTTAAGTTAACATGAAAATTAAAGGAGCCAACTCTACAGCATGACCTATATTTCTCATACACCACTACTTGTTATAGGTCCCACGATAATTCAACTTGT
It encodes:
- the LOC117933935 gene encoding 21 kDa protein-like, coding for MEGSFFSSHFLPALLIFLSLTSYINLSSAARPAADKASTEFIRTSCGTTTYPRLCYTSLSAHASVIQTSPKLLADTALAVTLSTARSTSSLMSKMVQSHGLKPREVAAMQDCVEQLSDSVDQLRRAMGEMTQIKGSNFGLMMDDIQTWVSAALTDEDTCTDGFAGKAMNGNLKTTVRARLVNMAHMTSNALGLINSYASLHN